A genomic region of Oncorhynchus mykiss isolate Arlee chromosome 2, USDA_OmykA_1.1, whole genome shotgun sequence contains the following coding sequences:
- the LOC110487659 gene encoding OTU domain-containing protein 7B isoform X2 encodes MTLDMDAVLSDFVRSTGAEPGLARDLLEGKNWDLTAALSDFEQLRQVHAGNLSYSFAEERTYPAPEKEMARVGRPLLHRQEEVLQATEKRLSRGISHASSTIVSLARSHVSSTGNCSSEPLLDTPLCTFQLPDLTVYRDDFRGFIERDLIEQSMMVALEHAGRLNWWTRVGPNCQSLLPLATSGDGNCLLHAASLGMWGFHDRDLMLRKSLYALMDHGQERESLRRRWRWQQTMQNKESGLVYTEEEWQKEWNELLKLASSEPRIHYGSNGTESSEEPVYESLEEFHVFVLAHVLRRPIVVVADTMLRDSGGEAFAPIPFGGIYLPLEVPAAKCHRSPLVLAYDQAHFSALVSMEQKGGSKEQVVIPLTDSEHKMLPVHFAVDPGKDWEWGKDDTDNVMLASVTLSLEAKLQLLHSYMTVTWLPLPCEQAPLAQPESPTASAGEDTRTPPDSGESDKESVSSSSNGNGDAMTTAGAASAGGGVSTKNSSSSSSSSSNSSATLTTGTGAKEKTKKEKDKDKKRADSVANKLGSFGKSLGSKLKKNVGGLMTGKNAGGGGAKQEGTEKKKNSLRGRKDSKDSSPSAHASEDSGKGSPSSGSERQNGTGGGSRECDPYKYSADVKASLGILRAAMQGERKFIFAGLLTTSNRQPFQEEMIQRYLSDAEERFRVEQDQQRREAERKGSTNGIQQPKKEVTMGTEVGYRTYEPKEEPAESSLPTFNHLKSSSFSPSLYSGVVPIPRPTFMDQSPSPAPVPLTQHPHMHGYMETRRQLAGGSPASSYPGLPSYATLPRHCPMAQGPPHPQYHPPQAPVPLSPFRLIPSSFAPSYLPEHNPPDYPTSDPVGGGYTNGFREVRSGLDVPRSGPLPVRHYSLGSAGGLSSLQSSRCRTPSCNYYGHPETGNYCSCCYREELKRRETEPAIHRF; translated from the exons ATGACCTTGGATATGGACGCAGTCCTGTCCGACTTTGTCCGTTCCACTGGAGCCGAACCAGGACTAGCCAGAGACCTGCTAGAGG GGAAGAACTGGGATCTCACCGCCGCCCTCAGTGACTTTGAACAGCTGCGACAGGTGCATGCTGGGAACCTGTCGTACTCTTTTGCTGAGGAGAGGACGTACCCAGCCCCGGAGAAGGAGATGGCCAGGGTGGGGCGGCCCCTTCTGCACCGTCAAGAGGAGGTGCTGCAAG CCACAGAGAAGCGTCTATCGAGAGGCATCTCCCATGCCAGCTCTACCATCGTGTCCCTGGCACGGTCACACGTCTCCAGTACTGGCAACTGTAGTAGTGAGCCCCTTCTGGACACGCCTCTGTGCACATTCCAGCTGCCCGACCTCACTGTGTACCGGGACGACTTCCGCGGCTTCATCGAGAGGGACCTCATTGAGCAATCTATGATGGTGGCCCTAGAGCACGCCG GCCGACTCAATTGGTGGACACGGGTGGGACCTAACTGTCAGAGTCTATTGCCATTGGCAACGAGTGGGGACGGAAACTGCCTGTTGCATGCAGCGTCATTGG GTATGTGGGGCTTTCATGACCGCGACCTGATGCTGCGGAAGTCTCTATATGCACTGATGGACCACGGCCAGGAGAGGGAGTCGCTGAGACGCAGGTGGAGGTGGCAGCAGACCATGCAGAATAAAGAG tcTGGTCTGGTGTACACAGAGGAGGAGTGGCAGAAGGAGTGGAATGAGCTGCTAAAACTGGCCTCCAGTGAACCTAGGATACACTATGGCAGCAATGG GACGGAGTCATCAGAGGAGCCTGTGTACGAGAGTCTGGAGGAGTTCCATGTGTTCGTCCTGGCCCATGTCCTGAGGAGGCCCATAGTAGTGGTGGCAGACACCATGCTCAGGGACTCTGGAGGAGAGG CTTTTGCCCCCATCCCATTCGGAGGGATCTATCTGCCCCTGGAGGTGCCAGCTGCCAAGTGCCATCGTTCGCCCTTAGTACTGGCGTACGACCAGGCCCACTTCTCTGCCCTCGTCTCCATGGAGCAGAAGGGCGGATCCAAAGAGCAAG TTGTGATCCCTCTCACTGACTCAGAACACAAAATGCTGCCTGTACACTTTGCAGTGGACCCTGGGAAGGACTGGGAATGGGGCAAGGATGACACAGACAATGTCATGTTGGCAAG TGTGACCCTGTCCCTGGAGGCAAAGCTCCAGCTGCTACACAGCTACATGACAGTCACCTGGCTGCCCCTGCCCTGTGAG CAGGCACCTTTGGCCCAGCCCGAATCCCCCACCGCCTCTGCAGGAGAGGACACCCGCACCCCTCCCGACTCAGGAGAATCCGACAAGGAGTCTGTCAGCAGCAGCTCCAACGGCAACGGTGATGCAATGACGACAGCAGGGGCGGCCAGCGCAGGTGGAGGTGTGTCGACCAAGaacagctcctcctcctccagctcgTCCAGTAACAGCTCGGCAACGTTGACGACTGGTACGGGGGCAAAGGAGAAGACCAAGAAGGAGAAAGACAAAGACAAGAAGAGGGCTGACTCTGTGGCCAACAAGCTGGGCAGCTTCGGCAAGAGCCTGGGCAGCAAGCTGAAAAAGAATGTGGGCGGGCTGATGACGGGGAAGAATGCAGGAGGAGGCGGAGCCAAGCAGGAGGGcacagagaagaagaaaaattCGCTGAGGGGGCGGAAAGACAGCAAGGACAGCTCGCCTTCGGCCCACGCCTCCGAGGACTCTGGGAAGGGCTCACCGTCGTCGGGCAGCGAGCGTCAGAATGGCACGGGTGGCGGAAGCAGAGAGTGTGACCCATATAAGTACAGTGCCGACGTGAAGGCGAGCCTGGGCATCCTGCGGGCGGCCATGCAGGGCGAGAGGAAGTTCATCTTTGCTGGCCTGCTCACCACCAGCAACCGCCAGCCCTTCCAGGAGGAGATGATCCAGCGCTACCTGTCTGACGCTGAGGAGCGCTTCCGGGTAGAGCAGGATCAGCAGCGGAGAGAGGCAGAGCGGAAAGGAAGCACCAACGGCATCCAGCAGCCCAAGAAGGAGGTAACGATGGGTACAGAGGTGGGCTACCGCACTTATGAACCGAAAGAAGAGCCGGCTGAGAGCTCACTGCCCACATTCAACCACCTCAAGTCGTCTTCGTTCAGCCCCTCACTCTACTCTGGTGTGGTGCCCATCCCACGGCCAACCTTCATGGATCAGTCGCCCTCCCCGGCCCCCGTCCCTCTTACTCAGCACCCACACATGCATGGCTACATGGAGACGCGGCGCCAGCTTGCAGGTGGCTCCCCAGCCTCGTCTTATCCCGGTCTGCCTTCCTACGCCACCCTCCCCCGCCACTGCCCCATGGCGCAGGGCCCCCCTCACCCCCAGTACCACCCCCCACAGGCACCGGTACCCCTCAGCCCCTTTCGCCTCATCCCCTCTTCTTTTGCACCCTCGTACCTCCCCGAGCACAACCCTCCAGACTACCCCACCTCAGACCCTGTAGGCGGGGGCTACACTAACGGATTCCGAGAAGTGCGCTCCGGCCTGGATGTTCCTCGCAGCGGGCCTCTCCCAGTCAGGCACTACTCCCTGGGCAGCGCAGGAGGCCTGTCCAGCCTCCAGTCCAGCCGCTGCCGGACGCCTAGCTGCAACTACTACGGACACCCTGAGACGGGCAACTACTGCTCTTGCTGCTACCGAGAGGAGCTGAAGAGGAGGGAAACGGAGCCGGCCATCCACAGGTTCTGA
- the LOC110487659 gene encoding OTU domain-containing protein 7B isoform X1, producing the protein MTLDMDAVLSDFVRSTGAEPGLARDLLEGKNWDLTAALSDFEQLRQVHAGNLSYSFAEERTYPAPEKEMARVGRPLLHRQEEVLQGENGATEKRLSRGISHASSTIVSLARSHVSSTGNCSSEPLLDTPLCTFQLPDLTVYRDDFRGFIERDLIEQSMMVALEHAGRLNWWTRVGPNCQSLLPLATSGDGNCLLHAASLGMWGFHDRDLMLRKSLYALMDHGQERESLRRRWRWQQTMQNKESGLVYTEEEWQKEWNELLKLASSEPRIHYGSNGTESSEEPVYESLEEFHVFVLAHVLRRPIVVVADTMLRDSGGEAFAPIPFGGIYLPLEVPAAKCHRSPLVLAYDQAHFSALVSMEQKGGSKEQVVIPLTDSEHKMLPVHFAVDPGKDWEWGKDDTDNVMLASVTLSLEAKLQLLHSYMTVTWLPLPCEQAPLAQPESPTASAGEDTRTPPDSGESDKESVSSSSNGNGDAMTTAGAASAGGGVSTKNSSSSSSSSSNSSATLTTGTGAKEKTKKEKDKDKKRADSVANKLGSFGKSLGSKLKKNVGGLMTGKNAGGGGAKQEGTEKKKNSLRGRKDSKDSSPSAHASEDSGKGSPSSGSERQNGTGGGSRECDPYKYSADVKASLGILRAAMQGERKFIFAGLLTTSNRQPFQEEMIQRYLSDAEERFRVEQDQQRREAERKGSTNGIQQPKKEVTMGTEVGYRTYEPKEEPAESSLPTFNHLKSSSFSPSLYSGVVPIPRPTFMDQSPSPAPVPLTQHPHMHGYMETRRQLAGGSPASSYPGLPSYATLPRHCPMAQGPPHPQYHPPQAPVPLSPFRLIPSSFAPSYLPEHNPPDYPTSDPVGGGYTNGFREVRSGLDVPRSGPLPVRHYSLGSAGGLSSLQSSRCRTPSCNYYGHPETGNYCSCCYREELKRRETEPAIHRF; encoded by the exons ATGACCTTGGATATGGACGCAGTCCTGTCCGACTTTGTCCGTTCCACTGGAGCCGAACCAGGACTAGCCAGAGACCTGCTAGAGG GGAAGAACTGGGATCTCACCGCCGCCCTCAGTGACTTTGAACAGCTGCGACAGGTGCATGCTGGGAACCTGTCGTACTCTTTTGCTGAGGAGAGGACGTACCCAGCCCCGGAGAAGGAGATGGCCAGGGTGGGGCGGCCCCTTCTGCACCGTCAAGAGGAGGTGCTGCAAGGTGAGAACGGTG CCACAGAGAAGCGTCTATCGAGAGGCATCTCCCATGCCAGCTCTACCATCGTGTCCCTGGCACGGTCACACGTCTCCAGTACTGGCAACTGTAGTAGTGAGCCCCTTCTGGACACGCCTCTGTGCACATTCCAGCTGCCCGACCTCACTGTGTACCGGGACGACTTCCGCGGCTTCATCGAGAGGGACCTCATTGAGCAATCTATGATGGTGGCCCTAGAGCACGCCG GCCGACTCAATTGGTGGACACGGGTGGGACCTAACTGTCAGAGTCTATTGCCATTGGCAACGAGTGGGGACGGAAACTGCCTGTTGCATGCAGCGTCATTGG GTATGTGGGGCTTTCATGACCGCGACCTGATGCTGCGGAAGTCTCTATATGCACTGATGGACCACGGCCAGGAGAGGGAGTCGCTGAGACGCAGGTGGAGGTGGCAGCAGACCATGCAGAATAAAGAG tcTGGTCTGGTGTACACAGAGGAGGAGTGGCAGAAGGAGTGGAATGAGCTGCTAAAACTGGCCTCCAGTGAACCTAGGATACACTATGGCAGCAATGG GACGGAGTCATCAGAGGAGCCTGTGTACGAGAGTCTGGAGGAGTTCCATGTGTTCGTCCTGGCCCATGTCCTGAGGAGGCCCATAGTAGTGGTGGCAGACACCATGCTCAGGGACTCTGGAGGAGAGG CTTTTGCCCCCATCCCATTCGGAGGGATCTATCTGCCCCTGGAGGTGCCAGCTGCCAAGTGCCATCGTTCGCCCTTAGTACTGGCGTACGACCAGGCCCACTTCTCTGCCCTCGTCTCCATGGAGCAGAAGGGCGGATCCAAAGAGCAAG TTGTGATCCCTCTCACTGACTCAGAACACAAAATGCTGCCTGTACACTTTGCAGTGGACCCTGGGAAGGACTGGGAATGGGGCAAGGATGACACAGACAATGTCATGTTGGCAAG TGTGACCCTGTCCCTGGAGGCAAAGCTCCAGCTGCTACACAGCTACATGACAGTCACCTGGCTGCCCCTGCCCTGTGAG CAGGCACCTTTGGCCCAGCCCGAATCCCCCACCGCCTCTGCAGGAGAGGACACCCGCACCCCTCCCGACTCAGGAGAATCCGACAAGGAGTCTGTCAGCAGCAGCTCCAACGGCAACGGTGATGCAATGACGACAGCAGGGGCGGCCAGCGCAGGTGGAGGTGTGTCGACCAAGaacagctcctcctcctccagctcgTCCAGTAACAGCTCGGCAACGTTGACGACTGGTACGGGGGCAAAGGAGAAGACCAAGAAGGAGAAAGACAAAGACAAGAAGAGGGCTGACTCTGTGGCCAACAAGCTGGGCAGCTTCGGCAAGAGCCTGGGCAGCAAGCTGAAAAAGAATGTGGGCGGGCTGATGACGGGGAAGAATGCAGGAGGAGGCGGAGCCAAGCAGGAGGGcacagagaagaagaaaaattCGCTGAGGGGGCGGAAAGACAGCAAGGACAGCTCGCCTTCGGCCCACGCCTCCGAGGACTCTGGGAAGGGCTCACCGTCGTCGGGCAGCGAGCGTCAGAATGGCACGGGTGGCGGAAGCAGAGAGTGTGACCCATATAAGTACAGTGCCGACGTGAAGGCGAGCCTGGGCATCCTGCGGGCGGCCATGCAGGGCGAGAGGAAGTTCATCTTTGCTGGCCTGCTCACCACCAGCAACCGCCAGCCCTTCCAGGAGGAGATGATCCAGCGCTACCTGTCTGACGCTGAGGAGCGCTTCCGGGTAGAGCAGGATCAGCAGCGGAGAGAGGCAGAGCGGAAAGGAAGCACCAACGGCATCCAGCAGCCCAAGAAGGAGGTAACGATGGGTACAGAGGTGGGCTACCGCACTTATGAACCGAAAGAAGAGCCGGCTGAGAGCTCACTGCCCACATTCAACCACCTCAAGTCGTCTTCGTTCAGCCCCTCACTCTACTCTGGTGTGGTGCCCATCCCACGGCCAACCTTCATGGATCAGTCGCCCTCCCCGGCCCCCGTCCCTCTTACTCAGCACCCACACATGCATGGCTACATGGAGACGCGGCGCCAGCTTGCAGGTGGCTCCCCAGCCTCGTCTTATCCCGGTCTGCCTTCCTACGCCACCCTCCCCCGCCACTGCCCCATGGCGCAGGGCCCCCCTCACCCCCAGTACCACCCCCCACAGGCACCGGTACCCCTCAGCCCCTTTCGCCTCATCCCCTCTTCTTTTGCACCCTCGTACCTCCCCGAGCACAACCCTCCAGACTACCCCACCTCAGACCCTGTAGGCGGGGGCTACACTAACGGATTCCGAGAAGTGCGCTCCGGCCTGGATGTTCCTCGCAGCGGGCCTCTCCCAGTCAGGCACTACTCCCTGGGCAGCGCAGGAGGCCTGTCCAGCCTCCAGTCCAGCCGCTGCCGGACGCCTAGCTGCAACTACTACGGACACCCTGAGACGGGCAACTACTGCTCTTGCTGCTACCGAGAGGAGCTGAAGAGGAGGGAAACGGAGCCGGCCATCCACAGGTTCTGA